One Nitrospinaceae bacterium genomic region harbors:
- the cheY_3 gene encoding chemotaxis protein CheY: protein MRAMVIDDSRAIRLILGNILKDLGFEVVDAGHGLEAIEKMKAPGKFDLALVDWNMPEMNGYEFVCAVRKDDTYNDVRLMMVTTETEMSQVVKALEAGANEYVMKPFTKEMITEKLTLMGIPVS from the coding sequence GTGCGTGCAATGGTTATTGATGATTCAAGGGCCATTCGTCTGATCCTTGGAAACATCCTCAAGGATCTTGGCTTCGAAGTGGTGGATGCCGGACATGGCCTGGAAGCCATCGAGAAAATGAAGGCCCCAGGAAAATTTGACCTCGCTCTGGTGGATTGGAACATGCCTGAGATGAATGGTTACGAATTCGTGTGCGCCGTTCGAAAAGACGACACATACAATGACGTCCGGCTCATGATGGTGACGACGGAGACAGAAATGTCCCAGGTGGTCAAGGCCCTGGAAGCCGGCGCGAACGAATACGTCATGAAGCCTTTCACCAAAGAAATGATCACCGAAAAACTGACCTTGATGGGTATCCCCGTTAGCTGA